The Deinococcus depolymerans genome has a segment encoding these proteins:
- a CDS encoding ABC transporter permease has translation MTSPGLRWTDIWKLAWRGLTRRRVRTLLTTLGITVAVASMVIFLSLGEGIRKVFVSQLGGIGPDVQVSLTPLSQGLALQPNLPQQTADDIQALAPELGIQTVTPVIMAVRGGLEVTQSVVLYGLPAAQGIAAVFPTTTAAQGRALTPADEGAGVAVAGAKAAQNLRLEVGSTLNLNRRNQVKVIGVLAPESGLVDNFIFIPLTTLQRSEGAAGRVSLVAVKLDNPRDARRVADVLSEKLNLEAGTQSDFLSFIDRALIISDAVRFGISLIALIVGGLAVANTVMMGVFERTREFGTLRAIGARPSFVRSLVLTESLLLSLVGGVGGVLLGLAGIAGVNLYTQQLAGIDAAALTPRLVLLALAISLLLGLLSGLLPARNAGRMSIVGALGRI, from the coding sequence ATGACGTCGCCAGGACTACGATGGACGGACATCTGGAAACTCGCCTGGAGGGGCCTGACCCGCCGCCGCGTCCGCACGCTGCTGACCACGCTGGGCATCACGGTCGCGGTCGCCAGCATGGTGATCTTCCTGTCGCTCGGCGAGGGCATCCGCAAGGTGTTCGTCTCGCAGCTCGGCGGGATCGGCCCGGACGTGCAGGTCAGCCTCACGCCGCTGTCGCAGGGACTGGCGCTGCAACCGAACCTGCCGCAGCAGACTGCCGACGACATCCAGGCGCTCGCGCCGGAACTCGGCATCCAGACGGTCACGCCGGTCATCATGGCGGTGCGCGGCGGCCTGGAAGTCACGCAGAGCGTCGTCCTGTACGGCCTGCCCGCCGCGCAGGGCATCGCGGCCGTGTTCCCCACCACCACCGCCGCGCAGGGCCGCGCCCTCACGCCCGCCGACGAGGGCGCGGGCGTGGCGGTCGCCGGGGCGAAGGCCGCGCAGAACCTGCGGCTGGAGGTCGGCAGCACCCTCAACCTCAACCGCCGCAACCAGGTGAAGGTGATCGGCGTGCTCGCCCCGGAAAGCGGGCTGGTGGACAACTTCATCTTCATTCCCCTGACCACCCTGCAACGCAGCGAGGGCGCGGCGGGGCGCGTGTCGCTGGTCGCCGTGAAACTCGACAACCCCCGCGACGCCCGGCGCGTCGCCGACGTGCTGTCCGAGAAACTGAACCTGGAGGCCGGCACCCAGAGCGACTTCCTGAGCTTCATAGACCGCGCCCTGATCATCAGTGACGCCGTGCGTTTCGGGATCTCGCTGATCGCCCTGATCGTCGGTGGGCTGGCCGTGGCGAACACCGTCATGATGGGTGTCTTCGAACGCACCCGCGAGTTCGGCACGCTGCGCGCCATCGGGGCGCGGCCGTCGTTCGTGCGTTCCCTGGTCCTGACCGAATCGCTGCTGCTGTCGCTGGTGGGCGGGGTGGGTGGCGTGCTGCTCGGCCTCGCCGGGATCGCCGGCGTGAACCTCTACACCCAGCAGCTCGCCGGGATCGACGCGGCCGCCCTGACCCCCCGGCTGGTGCTGCTGGCGCTGGCCATCAGCCTGCTGCTGGGCCTGCTCTCGGGCCTGCTGCCGGCCCGCAACGCCGGGCGCATGAGCATCGTGGGCGCCCTCGGGAGAATCTGA
- a CDS encoding ABC transporter ATP-binding protein yields the protein MTTVQPDRSIRAASGLPGLRTETLSRTYPSGDGQVLALAPFTHAFPPGLTAVVGPSGSGKSTLLNLLAGFDEPTTGQVIVGDTPLTHLSEADRADFRLRHYGFVFQNHNLVSILSAQENVEFPLTLAGVPPRRRQDRARELLALVGLEGRAGHLPSQLSGGEAQRVAVARALAHDPAILLADEPTGNLDSRTGERVLGLLQGAAATGRTVILITHDRDIAAQADHHLSVKDGEVSLED from the coding sequence ATGACCACCGTTCAACCCGACCGTTCCATCCGGGCCGCGTCTGGCCTGCCGGGCCTGCGCACCGAGACCCTCTCGCGCACCTACCCCAGCGGCGACGGGCAGGTCCTGGCCCTCGCGCCGTTCACGCACGCCTTCCCGCCCGGCCTGACCGCCGTGGTCGGCCCGAGCGGCAGCGGCAAGAGCACCCTGCTGAACCTCCTGGCGGGCTTCGACGAACCCACCACCGGGCAGGTCATTGTCGGGGACACGCCCCTGACCCACCTGAGCGAGGCGGACCGCGCCGACTTCCGCCTTCGCCACTACGGGTTCGTGTTCCAGAACCACAACCTCGTCAGCATCCTCAGCGCGCAGGAGAACGTCGAGTTTCCCCTGACGCTCGCGGGCGTCCCCCCGCGGCGACGGCAGGACCGCGCCCGCGAACTCCTCGCCCTGGTCGGCCTGGAGGGACGCGCCGGGCACCTGCCCAGCCAGCTCTCGGGCGGCGAGGCGCAGCGCGTCGCGGTCGCCCGCGCGCTGGCGCACGACCCGGCCATCCTGCTGGCCGACGAACCCACCGGGAACCTCGACAGCCGCACGGGCGAGCGGGTCCTGGGCCTGCTGCAGGGCGCCGCCGCGACCGGCCGGACCGTCATCCTGATCACGCACGACCGCGACATCGCCGCGCAGGCCGACCATCACCTGAGCGTGAAAGACGGCGAGGTCAGCCTGGAAGACTGA
- the alr gene encoding alanine racemase codes for MSVLAPRARALIDPDALRGNLSALAARSGTPLILPVKANAYGHGLRLIATLAAAHPDVWGLAVATPREAQAAAALNTGRPVLLLTPPTPAEVPVLADLGVRLPVASLAEAAALPDHARAHLKVDTGMNRLGARPDEAVAVGRELARRGLLEGAYTHFASADEPDLTFAHEQLRRFRAVLDALPPTPQPLLAHAANGGAVLSLGRLPGMALARPGLAAYGFAPAHLRAHAPLTPVMTVQASVTHLHTVPAGETVSYGGLWRATRDTPVATVGIGYADGYPRNATGRAEVLVAGQRRPVLGRICMDQLMIDVTGLNVQPGDPVTLWTQRELTVTDVAAWAGTVEYEVLTGVGDRVERTVAPSP; via the coding sequence ATGTCCGTCCTCGCCCCCCGCGCCCGCGCCCTGATCGACCCCGACGCCCTGCGCGGCAACCTGAGCGCCCTGGCGGCCCGCAGCGGCACGCCCCTGATCCTGCCGGTCAAGGCGAACGCCTACGGGCACGGCCTGCGCCTGATCGCCACCCTGGCCGCCGCGCACCCGGACGTGTGGGGACTGGCGGTCGCCACGCCCCGCGAGGCGCAGGCCGCCGCTGCCCTGAACACCGGCCGGCCCGTGCTGCTGCTCACGCCGCCCACGCCTGCCGAGGTGCCGGTCCTGGCGGACCTGGGCGTGCGCCTGCCCGTCGCGTCGCTGGCCGAGGCGGCCGCGCTGCCCGACCACGCCCGCGCGCACCTGAAGGTCGACACCGGCATGAACCGCCTGGGCGCCCGCCCGGACGAGGCTGTCGCCGTGGGCCGCGAACTGGCCCGCCGGGGCCTGCTGGAAGGCGCGTACACCCACTTCGCCAGCGCCGACGAACCCGACCTGACGTTCGCCCACGAGCAGCTGCGCCGCTTCCGGGCCGTGCTGGACGCGCTGCCCCCCACCCCGCAGCCGCTGCTGGCGCACGCCGCGAACGGCGGCGCGGTCCTCAGCCTGGGCCGCCTGCCGGGCATGGCGCTCGCCCGGCCCGGACTGGCCGCCTACGGCTTCGCACCGGCGCACCTGCGCGCCCACGCGCCGCTGACCCCGGTCATGACCGTGCAGGCCAGCGTCACGCACCTGCACACCGTCCCGGCCGGCGAGACCGTCAGTTACGGCGGCCTGTGGCGGGCCACGCGTGACACGCCGGTCGCCACGGTCGGCATCGGGTACGCCGACGGCTACCCCCGGAACGCCACGGGCCGCGCCGAGGTCCTCGTCGCCGGGCAGCGCCGCCCGGTCCTGGGCCGCATCTGCATGGATCAACTCATGATCGACGTGACCGGCCTGAACGTGCAGCCCGGCGACCCGGTCACCCTCTGGACGCAGCGGGAGCTGACCGTCACCGACGTGGCCGCCTGGGCAGGCACCGTGGAGTACGAGGTCCTGACCGGCGTGGGTGACCGCGTGGAACGCACGGTCGCGCCGTCCCCCTGA
- a CDS encoding M50 family metallopeptidase produces the protein MNVLQGIAAALTPLGLLWTVLIIGVATFLHELAHYALARRQGVAVHSFSVGMGPVLLRRQWRGTEWRLSLLPIGGYVEIDGMAPEEDGQGGYRQPTRGFAGLPARGKVAVLLAGPLTNLLLAIALMTVTFTAQGVPAPDRARIEEVVAGSTAQRLGLRTGDVITAIDGQDIPDTTRVGGREVAGWEGVRDVLTRAGPHTFTVVSGGQTRDVRFDWTPTVNGERQLLGIRYGPDVQATSAPAAFVRAWQVTGEAVPQVLRSFGELFARFLTLNLSRDENVSGPIGTAEIVSRAATVSPWALVQVAILLNLSLAFFNLLPIPGLDGGRILLVLVGAVRGRPLTFSQEQAINLAGFAFVMMLMLFVVVRDVSRFF, from the coding sequence GTGAACGTGTTGCAGGGCATCGCGGCGGCCCTGACGCCGCTGGGCCTGCTGTGGACGGTGCTGATCATCGGCGTGGCGACGTTCCTGCATGAACTGGCGCACTACGCACTCGCCCGCCGGCAGGGCGTGGCGGTGCATTCGTTCAGCGTGGGCATGGGGCCGGTGCTGCTGCGGCGGCAGTGGCGCGGCACCGAGTGGCGCCTGAGCCTGCTGCCGATCGGCGGGTACGTGGAGATCGACGGCATGGCCCCCGAGGAGGACGGTCAGGGCGGCTACCGGCAACCCACGCGCGGCTTCGCGGGCCTGCCCGCCCGGGGGAAGGTCGCGGTCCTGCTGGCCGGGCCGCTCACGAACCTGCTGCTGGCCATCGCGCTGATGACCGTCACGTTCACCGCGCAGGGCGTGCCCGCCCCGGACCGCGCCCGCATCGAGGAGGTCGTGGCCGGGTCCACCGCGCAGCGCCTGGGCCTGCGGACCGGGGACGTGATCACCGCCATCGACGGGCAGGACATCCCGGACACCACCCGCGTCGGCGGGCGCGAGGTGGCCGGCTGGGAGGGCGTGCGGGACGTGCTGACCAGGGCCGGGCCGCACACCTTCACGGTCGTGAGCGGCGGGCAGACCCGTGACGTGCGTTTCGACTGGACGCCCACCGTGAACGGCGAGCGGCAACTGCTGGGCATCCGCTACGGGCCGGACGTGCAGGCCACCAGCGCGCCCGCCGCGTTCGTCCGGGCGTGGCAGGTGACGGGCGAGGCGGTGCCGCAGGTCCTGCGGAGTTTCGGGGAGCTGTTCGCGCGGTTCCTGACCCTGAACCTGTCGCGGGACGAGAATGTCAGCGGCCCCATCGGCACGGCCGAGATCGTGTCGCGGGCCGCCACGGTCAGCCCCTGGGCGCTCGTGCAGGTCGCCATCCTGCTGAACCTGTCGCTGGCGTTCTTCAACCTGCTGCCCATTCCGGGCCTGGACGGCGGGCGCATCCTGCTGGTGCTCGTCGGGGCCGTGCGCGGCCGTCCGCTGACCTTCAGTCAGGAGCAGGCCATCAACCTCGCGGGCTTCGCGTTCGTGATGATGCTGATGCTGTTCGTGGTCGTGCGGGACGTCAGCCGCTTCTTCTAG
- the dxr gene encoding 1-deoxy-D-xylulose-5-phosphate reductoisomerase: protein MKREQAESGAAQAGQVQASAVQAIAVLGSTGSIGTQALDVARERGWQVTALAAGRNLDLLEAQVREFRPGLVSVQEGVLGEARSRLSGLTQVIADPSEVASQRADVVVNAMSGLIGLAPTRAALEAGQAVALATKEAMVTAAHLMWQAAAVGGGRVVPVDSEHTGMFQCLTGEDMADVAELILTASGGPFRLGPDDLSGVTPEQALRHPSWSMGPKVTLDSATLLNKGLEVMECASLYGLPLSQVGVVVHPQSIVHAAVRFRDGSLKAQFGPTDMRLPIAYAIDAAPTGMQRPGDVRGARRGPEVASHGSWPLLGDWEFRAPDLRRFPCLELAYRAGNAGGLAPVVLNAADEVAVDAFLAGQIGFMDIPRLIERLLDETPGGDLTWDSLGEADAWARGRARELCAGGLGRAVGAGAGGGERA from the coding sequence ATGAAGCGAGAGCAGGCAGAGAGCGGCGCGGCGCAGGCCGGGCAGGTGCAGGCCAGTGCGGTGCAGGCCATCGCCGTGCTGGGCAGTACCGGCAGTATCGGCACGCAGGCGCTGGACGTGGCGCGGGAGCGTGGCTGGCAGGTCACGGCGCTGGCCGCCGGGCGGAACCTGGACCTGCTGGAAGCGCAGGTCCGGGAGTTCCGGCCCGGTCTGGTCAGTGTGCAGGAGGGCGTGCTGGGCGAGGCCCGCTCGCGCCTGTCGGGACTGACGCAGGTGATCGCGGACCCGTCCGAGGTGGCCTCGCAGCGTGCAGACGTGGTCGTGAACGCCATGAGCGGCCTGATCGGGCTGGCCCCGACCCGCGCGGCGCTGGAGGCCGGGCAGGCGGTGGCGCTGGCCACCAAGGAGGCGATGGTCACGGCCGCGCACCTGATGTGGCAGGCGGCGGCGGTGGGCGGCGGGCGGGTCGTGCCGGTGGACAGCGAGCACACGGGCATGTTCCAGTGCCTGACCGGCGAGGACATGGCGGACGTGGCCGAGCTGATCCTGACGGCGTCCGGCGGGCCGTTCCGGCTGGGACCGGACGACCTGAGCGGCGTGACGCCCGAGCAGGCGCTGCGCCACCCGTCCTGGAGCATGGGGCCGAAGGTGACGCTGGACAGCGCCACGCTGCTGAACAAGGGCCTGGAGGTCATGGAGTGCGCCAGCCTGTACGGGCTGCCGCTGTCGCAGGTGGGCGTCGTGGTGCACCCGCAGAGCATCGTGCACGCGGCCGTGCGCTTCCGGGACGGGAGCCTGAAGGCGCAGTTCGGGCCGACGGACATGCGGCTGCCCATCGCGTACGCCATCGACGCCGCGCCGACCGGGATGCAGCGTCCGGGGGACGTGCGGGGCGCGCGGCGCGGGCCGGAGGTCGCGTCGCACGGGTCGTGGCCGCTGCTGGGCGACTGGGAGTTCCGCGCGCCGGACCTGCGGCGCTTTCCGTGCCTGGAACTGGCGTACCGCGCCGGGAACGCCGGGGGGCTGGCGCCGGTCGTGCTGAACGCCGCCGACGAGGTTGCCGTGGACGCCTTCCTGGCCGGGCAGATCGGGTTCATGGACATTCCGCGCCTGATCGAGCGGCTGCTGGACGAGACGCCGGGCGGCGACCTGACCTGGGACTCGCTGGGCGAGGCGGACGCCTGGGCGCGGGGGCGGGCGCGTGAACTGTGCGCCGGCGGCCTGGGCCGCGCCGTGGGTGCCGGCGCGGGCGGCGGGGAGCGGGCGTGA